From the Pectobacterium carotovorum genome, one window contains:
- a CDS encoding VOC family protein, whose product MLKLLDVHHIAVIASDYERSKAFYCDVLGFTLNHEVYREARQSWKGDLSLNGRYTIELFSFPNPPARVSRPEACGLRHLAFSVADVEQAVASLEQSGVVCEPVRIDPETQQRFTFFSDPDGLPLELYEI is encoded by the coding sequence ATGTTGAAGCTGCTTGATGTCCATCACATTGCGGTTATTGCCTCTGACTATGAACGCAGCAAGGCGTTTTATTGTGATGTACTGGGGTTTACGTTGAATCATGAGGTCTACCGTGAAGCGCGGCAGTCGTGGAAAGGGGATCTCTCGCTGAATGGGCGTTATACTATTGAGCTATTTTCTTTCCCTAATCCACCTGCGCGCGTGAGTCGGCCGGAAGCCTGCGGCCTACGCCATCTGGCTTTTTCCGTAGCTGACGTTGAACAGGCTGTTGCCTCGCTGGAGCAGTCTGGCGTTGTCTGTGAACCTGTACGGATCGATCCTGAAACGCAGCAGCGCTTCACTTTTTTCTCCGATCCTGACGGCTTGCCCTTAGAACTGTATGAGATCTGA